GGGAGAGATGAGCCCAGGGAAGAGGCCCTCCATGTGGTCATGCCCAGTGGTGCCCACCTGAGAGTGGCATCCAATAACTGCTCAGCCAAGTGGAATAAAAGGACGAAAATGGAGCTCTTCATTAGTGTGAGTGCGGAGACACATAATTGAGACACATAACCACAGAGAAAACCCCAAGACGGACTAGTTTACTGCTTACGGTGGACACTCCAGCTCATTTGTCAAGCAAGgataggaaacaaacaaaaacacctgaTACAACATTCAGAAGTAACACAGGCCACCTGCTTCCTTCAGGACCCCCACACAgagtgtgaagaaaagggaagggccagccctctttcttccttctcataTCAACAAGATGAGCCTACACAGGGGAAACGTCTGACTCTCCCCTCAGTCTACAGAGTCCACACTCTTTCCCAAACCCCCAACCCCTGTCCTCTCAGTGGGCCCAATCCTATCCCACCAAGCAGCCTCTTTTCACTCTTTGACCCCCCAACTAGGGGACATGGCTATTCTTGTCATCCCCTCTAGCCTCCTCCAGTGCTGGGGGCTGATCCAGGGAAGCAGCTGGCGGTTCCTCTTTTGCCTTGCTGAGTAAAGGCCCAGTCCCTGGTCTGGCCTCTTCAGGCAGCCAGGAGAGAGCTGACGAAGGCTGCCTGCCCAGAGCCTGGGGGCAGGGAGTTGGAAATAGATCAGGAAAGTAGCCATCCCCTCCTGGGGGATGCCCCAGAGCTTGCGGGCAGAACGGACCAGGGAAGGGCAGCTCTGGCAAACAGGGGTCACTCCAGGAGGCTGTACCTGTGGGGTCAGAGGGTGTAGGAATTACCAGACAGGACCGAGAGTATCAACTATCATTAACTGTGTTCTACAACAGATCCCCCCGTGCCCCAACACACATAGACGCAGCTTAGGACCTCAGTGCAAGTCTGGGTCAAACTCTAGCCCTGGGCTCTGTCCTTAGGACCACAGAGGCTCCAGCACTCGAGGTCCTGTGGTTTAGTAACATTGACACAAAGTGAATCATGGATCAGGCCAATGCTGTTTCATACACACAACAAGGAGACCAGGAACCAACTGATCTTTCCTCCCCTTCTGCTAGAATCTAGTTTTAATATGATGGATGTTTCTAGGATTTCAGAGGTCCAAGTGGCCCAGCAGAATATTAGCTGCCATCTACTCTATGCCAAGTATTTTCACTCCTATTGTTTCTAATCCTCACCAAATCCCTCCCTGACATAGAACTGTGAGTCCCATTTCAGAGTCccagaaactgagactcaggagAGCTAGTAACTGGCTGAGCTGGACTTCAAACCTGTTTTCCTAATGCCAAACTCCAGAGTTCTCTGCTAACTCACTGTGCTCTGCAGCCTCTGCAGAATTCGAGGGAGAAGAGCTTAATAAAGAGAACTAGGGGCAAACAGAAGGATTCATTCACCACCAATGACCTGCCTCAGTCTACCCTCCAGATAACGTTGCTCTTTGTCCCCTCCCACCTTCCTCAATCTCAAGGGGACCTTCTCTCCCAGCCTCAACTCACCCATATTCCCAGCAGGTGGCTGCATCAGGATCTGCCCTGAGGAGGCACCTGGGCAATAGCCCTGTGATGTGCCCCCGCTGGGGCCACAGGGAAACGTAAACAGAGAGTCTTCGGATGGTAGAAGCGTCAGTGAACTGGGCATGGAGAAGGGGAAAGTGGGGAGGTAGGGAAACTTGGGCTGAGGGGACTGGAAAAGTGGGGGCTGTGGAGCCTGGGAGAACTGGAAGGGTCCTGGCTGGTTGCTCTGTTGGTAATCCTGGGGCTCCAACTCCTCCAAATATGAACAGGGGGGTGGCAGGGTGATGCTGCAAGGATAGAGGAACAGCTGGTGAGGTGCAGGGGTGGGGGAGCTCCCCGTTCCTACCATAGTAGCTGAGTCCCTTCCTCTCACCTCCTTCCCATCTCCATGGAAACCCCGGCCTTGCAAGGCTGCTGCAGCTGCCTCTTCTCCCCGCTCCTGCTGCTAGCATCTTGCCCTTGTTTCTGCTTTATTGCTGTGATCCCCCAGGTCATTCCCCAGATCCCCTTATCCCTTTCATCTCCATCTCTTGTACTACTCTGTGCTCCTCTCAGTTAACCCTCTCCTCTCTGTGTCTATCTTCTCTCCATCTGCACTCCCCTACCCCCGGCCCAGATAACTTGAGTGACCTACCCCCGCAGGTTCCTTACCTTGTCCCCCAGGACCCACAGGGGCCATCCTTGTGGCTGCTGTCACTGCCATCAACATCCATCAGCAGTGGCATCAGTTGGGGGGTGTGGACAGGGCCAAGGGGGAAAGGAAGGTCAGCCCTTCGCACAGGTGGGGGGCTGAAGAGTGGGGGGGTCACCACCCTCTGAGCACCCTCACTGGGTTGGGTGGGGGCCAAAGTCTGGTCAGAAGTCAGCAGCATGGGGGGCTCTAGGAACAGAAGGCAAAGAGGGGCTATAAGGGTAAGGAAATGGGAGGCGGGTTTGGCATTGCTGAATGGTAGACACAAGCCATGCCCAGGTCCGCCTGAATAGGCCCTGCTGGCCGAAACACTGGAGGACTCCAGTCACTCCCACCTCTATCAAACAAGGCCTGTCTTCACTATCTTTAGTTACCATTTTCCCCCAGCTCACCTTGTGGGAGCTCACCTGGAAAGGTATCCAGAGGGGACTCCTGAGGGAAAGGGTCAGGCTTTGGCTCCATGGGCACAGCAGGTAGGAGCTCAGCTGCAGAGCTGGAGGCAGGAAGAATGAAGACTGTAGCTTTGGTGGTCTCTGGATTTGCACAGGCGCCTCATTGCCAGGAGAGACACCAATTCCCAAACTCTGCCTCCTACAGGGCATTGGCAACATCCCAATCCCATGGCAGCCAAAATCTCCCTAAACCTTAGCTGGCAACCCCAGGACTCATGCCTAGCCTTCCAGTGCTCTCCTTCTAGACCCTCAGGATCCCAGTTCGGACGCTATTTCTACCCACAGGGATGATACAGAAAGAGGAGGAATTCTGACCTGCACTGACTGCTGGCAGGGCCAGGGTCTGCAGGATTGTCCTTGCTTTCTTTCCCATTCAGTTTCTCCATTTTTCGCCACTTGGCCCGGCGATTCTGGAACCACACCTATGGGGGGAAAGGTGCTTGAAGAACTGGAGAAGGGGGGCAGAGACTGAGGCTTAGGTCCTGGCTGTTGCACAAGGAGCTACAGGACCTTGGAAGGTCACTCCAGCACTctgcttctgaggcctctgtcagGCTGGTTTTATCAAAAGTCTCTGCAGTGCCTTCCTCTCCTAATGCTCTCAGGCTGTGGCACTCTGGAAACAGTCAGGGACACAGCCATGTCTGAGGCCTCAATTCAGCTCCTACCCAGGCTGCCGCTGACCACTCACTCTGCAATTCGAGACTTTCAATGGTGGGCCCTCCACCACCCCACCCTGCCACCAGTGAGCAGGCCCCCTTTACCATGATGCGCTGAGGGGTCACCCCCACCGTCTGGGCAATCTCCCGGCGTTTATCACTGTCAGGATAGTGGTCTTCTTGGAATATCTTCTCTAGCTCCTCCAGCTGATctgaaagaagaagaaacttgTGTGAGGAGGACAAATGCCAGTGACAGGCAGGTGAAGAGAAAGATGCTCACCAAGTATCTCCAACAGATGGGGCCACTGCCCCTAACCCAACACTTTCCCAAAGCCTTTTTCCTATTGGGCTGGGCCTTCTCGCTTTTAGGTGCTACAGCAGAGAGCTGTATGTTTACTTTCCTTACTCTTCTACCCTGGTCccaacatcattttctttttttttttttagacggagtctcactctgtcacccaggctggagtgcagtggcgcaatctcagctcattgcgacctccgccccctgggttcaagcaattcccctgcttcaacctaccgaatagctgggattacaggcacaggccaccatgtctggctaatgtttgtatttttagtagaggtggggtttcaccatgatggccaggctggtttcaaactcctgacttcaggtaatccacctgcctcggcctcccaaagtgctgggattacaggcatgagccactgtgcccggctccaaCCTCATTTTCTGATGTGATAACCCAACCTTCCCTCTGAGGGTCAGAGATAGTGGCACTACCACGGCCCAAGAGAGAATCCGGGATGAAGTGACATACAAACTAACCCCATCCCTTGGGTCTCCTGGGGGTAGATTCTTCACACAGCCCCACCTTTCCCCAGGATGACCTCAGATCTCTTCAGTTTCCTCTCTTTAGGGACTTACCTGAGCGGTATAGAGTTCGTGTCTTTTTCCTAATTTGGCAGGTCACTTCCGGGGGCCCCTGCTTGTGGTCTCTGTTTTGGTTGCTCTGCGCCAATGTACTGAGGAGGTTGGCCAGGTGGCAGGGCCCCCGGCCTGACCCACAGGGCACTGGGTTGTGTGTGGCACGAGCTGAGTTAGGGGCACCAGGAGATGATGTTGGGGCCAGACCTGTGGCATTAGGCTTTTTCTGCTTCCCGGGGGCTGGAGAATAGGACCTCTTTCCTGTCTTCACCTCTCCCACTGGGAGGGAACAATCTTCCCCCTGTGCCTGGGGCCTGGAGCGGGCTAGAGTTCTGTCTTTGTGGGGAGCCCTGGAGCGAGGAGGCGGGCACAGTCTCCCAGCATCAGCCCCGATGGCTTCTCCAGAGACTGCTGGCGGCTTCTTCTCTCCTGAGATGGTGCAGGAGGGTGG
This window of the Pongo abelii isolate AG06213 chromosome 6, NHGRI_mPonAbe1-v2.0_pri, whole genome shotgun sequence genome carries:
- the NOBOX gene encoding LOW QUALITY PROTEIN: homeobox protein NOBOX (The sequence of the model RefSeq protein was modified relative to this genomic sequence to represent the inferred CDS: inserted 2 bases in 1 codon) — encoded protein: MALLLTLTSPDLEGTWDTRDKDGFEAQEGPSLAVPEFPXCGLYPIYGVCGSFSSFFIIWCSLCALETLKSPQHDPLEIPEQSLKLIPLVSGKKGLPTGPEAGEKPLAAGPGKEELPRGSAPHAQDTQSEELPPSCTISGEKKPPAVSGEAIGADAGRLCPPPRSRAPHKDRTLARSRPQAQGEDCSLPVGEVKTGKRSYSPAPGKQKKPNATGLAPTSSPGAPNSARATHNPVPCGSGRGPCHLANLLSTLAQSNQNRDHKQGPPEVTCQIRKKTRTLYRSDQLEELEKIFQEDHYPDSDKRREIAQTVGVTPQRIMVKGACSLVAGWGGGGPTIESLELQSEWSAAAWVWFQNRRAKWRKMEKLNGKESKDNPADPGPASSQCSSAAELLPAVPMEPKPDPFPQESPLDTFPEPPMLLTSDQTLAPTQPSEGAQRVVTPPLFSPPPVRRADLPFPLGPVHTPQLMPLLMDVDGSDSSHKDGPCGSWGTSITLPPPCSYLEELEPQDYQQSNQPGPFQFSQAPQPPLFQSPQPKFPYLPTFPFSMPSSLTLLPSEDSLFTFPCGPSGGTSQGYCPGASSGQILMQPPAGNMGTASWSDPCLPELPFPGPFCPQALGHPPGGDGYFPDLFPTPCPQALGRQPSSALSWLPEEARPGTGPLLSKAKEEPPAASLDQPPALEEARGDDKNSHVP